The Setaria viridis chromosome 9, Setaria_viridis_v4.0, whole genome shotgun sequence sequence GCCCGTGTCCGCGCCGACCTCGAGGGCTTCCTCAAGGGCCGCGCCTACTACCACCGGCTCGGCCGCGTCTGGCGCCGGAGCTACCTCCTCTACGGCGCCCCCGGCACCGGCAAGTCCACCTTCGCCGCGGCGATGGCGAGGTTCCTCGGCTACGACGTCTACGACATCGACCTGTCCCGCGGCGGCTGCGACGACGACCTCCGCGCGCTGCTCCTGGACACCGCCCCGCGGTCGCTCATCCTCGTCGAGGACCTCGACCGGTacctccgcggcggcgacggcgagacggcggcggccaggacgGCGCGGGTGCTCGGCTTCATGGACGGGCTCTCCTCCTGCTGCGGCGAGGAGCGCGTCATGGTGTTCACCATGAGCGGCGGCAAGGACGGCGTGGACCCGGCCGTGCTGCGGCCGGGCCGGCTGGACGTCCACATCCACTTCACCATGTGCGACTTCGAGGGCTTCAAGGCGCTGGCCAGCAACTACCTGGGGCTCAAGGACCACAAGCTGTACCCGCAGGTGGAGGAAGGCTTCCACGCCGGCGCCCGCCTCAGCCCCGCCGAGCTCGGCGAGATCATGATCGCCAACCGCGGGTCCCCGAGCCGCGCGCTCCGCACCGTCATCAGCGCGCTGCAGcacgtggcgccggcgccggctccgccgcccgcgcagccgcagcgggCCGGCACCACCGCGCGGCCGCCCAGGCTCACCTCGAGGTGGTCCGGGCACCTCGACTacgccagcgcggcggcgtcggaggccAGCGCGGCGAGTCAGTCGTCGCCCcgggccggaggcgggggcgggttCGCCAAGGACGCGCCGATCAGGGAGTTCAAGAAGCTCTACGGCCTGATCAAGTACAGGAGCCGGAAGGAAGCCGGCGTCGTGCCGGTGGACGATAACGCGGCGTCGCCGAACGGGCGGGGCAGCGAGGCCAGCTCTGACAAGGACAGGGCCGGTGATTAGTAAATTATTTGATGATGGGAGCAATAGCAATTTGGCTTTGctctttattttgtttttaacTTTTGATCATGAT is a genomic window containing:
- the LOC117835908 gene encoding AAA-ATPase At2g46620, whose protein sequence is MALDGGGGIWGGVIGALAYGVLAVAALRLVLSYKSAAHALRRAWRWADEWAQAYQYYEVPRLAGDDAENPLFRKAAAYVASLPSLEDADAACVLSSAAKSNEFALQLGPGHAARDAFLGARLAWTNAGDGRLVLRVRRHDRTRVLRPYLQHVESVADEMEARRRELRLYANTGGAPRWASAPFTHPATLDTVAMDPELKARVRADLEGFLKGRAYYHRLGRVWRRSYLLYGAPGTGKSTFAAAMARFLGYDVYDIDLSRGGCDDDLRALLLDTAPRSLILVEDLDRYLRGGDGETAAARTARVLGFMDGLSSCCGEERVMVFTMSGGKDGVDPAVLRPGRLDVHIHFTMCDFEGFKALASNYLGLKDHKLYPQVEEGFHAGARLSPAELGEIMIANRGSPSRALRTVISALQHVAPAPAPPPAQPQRAGTTARPPRLTSRWSGHLDYASAAASEASAASQSSPRAGGGGGFAKDAPIREFKKLYGLIKYRSRKEAGVVPVDDNAASPNGRGSEASSDKDRAGD